The Spirosoma foliorum genome has a window encoding:
- the rplJ gene encoding 50S ribosomal protein L10 — MKREDKGAIIEELAGKFQSIPFFYITEANGMTVAETNNLRRMCFERGIEYKVVKNSFIKKALEPLDTDYTPFNDTVLHGQSAVMFHPENGKAPAQLIKEFRKTNDKLQLKAASIDYSLFIGADQLDTLIALKSKEELIGEIIGLLQSPAKNVISALQSGGNKLAGILKTLSEREEAA; from the coding sequence ATGAAGCGCGAGGACAAAGGAGCAATTATTGAGGAATTAGCTGGTAAGTTCCAGTCGATTCCCTTCTTCTACATCACGGAAGCCAATGGCATGACGGTTGCTGAAACCAACAATCTCCGTCGGATGTGTTTTGAGCGGGGTATCGAGTACAAAGTGGTGAAAAATTCGTTCATCAAAAAAGCACTCGAGCCTCTCGATACGGATTATACGCCGTTCAACGATACGGTGCTGCATGGTCAATCGGCGGTGATGTTTCACCCCGAAAATGGCAAAGCACCGGCGCAGCTTATCAAGGAGTTCCGTAAAACGAACGACAAACTGCAACTGAAGGCTGCTTCAATTGATTATAGCCTATTTATTGGTGCTGATCAACTCGACACGCTCATCGCACTGAAGAGCAAAGAAGAGCTTATCGGCGAAATCATCGGTCTGCTGCAATCACCAGCGAAAAACGTCATCTCGGCGTTGCAAAGTGGTGGCAACAAATTGGCCGGTATCCTCAAAACGCTGTCGGAGCGCGAGGAAGCAGCTTAG
- the rplL gene encoding 50S ribosomal protein L7/L12, whose protein sequence is MADLKAFAEQLVSLTVKEVNELATILKDEYGIEPAAAAPVMVAGGAGAGDAAPAVAEKTSFDVILKSAGAAKLAVVKLVKDLTGLGLKEAKELVDTAPKPVKEGVAKDEAEALRKQLEEAGAEVEVK, encoded by the coding sequence ATGGCAGATTTGAAAGCGTTCGCGGAGCAGCTTGTAAGCCTGACAGTTAAAGAAGTTAACGAGCTAGCTACTATCCTGAAGGATGAGTATGGCATCGAACCAGCTGCTGCTGCTCCAGTAATGGTAGCCGGTGGTGCAGGTGCAGGTGATGCTGCTCCAGCTGTAGCTGAGAAGACATCGTTCGACGTTATTCTGAAGTCGGCTGGTGCTGCTAAATTAGCTGTCGTGAAATTAGTGAAAGACCTTACCGGTCTGGGTCTGAAAGAAGCCAAAGAATTGGTTGACACAGCTCCAAAACCAGTGAAAGAAGGCGTTGCTAAAGACGAAGCTGAAGCACTGCGGAAACAACTTGAAGAAGCTGGTGCTGAAGTAGAAGTTAAATAA
- the rpoB gene encoding DNA-directed RNA polymerase subunit beta produces the protein MATNAKISTRKNFATIQPVIGYPDFLDIQVKSFKDFFQLDTPSNQRSEEGLFKVFQENFPISDSRENFKLEFIDYSVDPPKYSVDESIDRGLTYSVPLKAKLRLSNNDPDNEDFETIEQEVFLGNIPYMTEKGSFVINGAERVIVSQLHRSPGVFFSMSKHTNGTKLYSARIIPFKGSWIEFSTDVNNVMYAYIDRKKKFPVTTLLRAIGFGSDKDILDLFGLSEEVPATPANLKKAIGRRLAARVLRTWTEDFVDEDTGEVVSISRNEVLLERDSAISADDIDVITESGQKSVILHKEDMNMADYNIIYNTLQKDSSNSEKEAVEQIYRQLRNADAPDEQTAREIIQSLFFSDKRYDLGDVGRYRINKKLQLDISSEMKVLTTEDIVSIVKYLIGLINSKAVVDDIDHLSNRRVRTVGEQLYAQFGVGLARMARTIKERMNVRDNEDFKPVDLINARTLSSVINSFFGTNQLSQFMDQTNPLAEVTHKRRMSALGPGGLSRERAGFEVRDVHYTHYGRLCTIETPEGPNIGLISSLCVYAKINSMGFIETPYRIIENGKVSMDKPVMYLTAEEEDTHYIAQANADIDKKGNFQVDRLKARFEGDFPMAEPANVTFMDIAPNQIVSVAASMIPFLEHDDANRALMGSNMQRQAVPLLRPEAPIVGTGLEGRVAVDSRTLVIAEADGVIDFVDSTKIVVKYNLDDDQLAVTFDEDQKTYNLIKFRRTNQDTCINIRPTVLKGQKVKKGDVLCEGYATQAGELALGRNMKVAFMPWQGYNFEDAIVISERVVREDIFTSIHIEEFELEVRDTKRGEEELTSEIPNVSEETVRNLDENGIVRVGTEVKEGDILIGKITPKGESDPTPEEKLLRAIFGDKAGDVKDASKKAPPSLKGVVIDTKLFARPAKEDRGKHKDEVKALMKKYSRELNDFRARMIEKIVPLLDGKTSAGVKHKFGDEIVSKGVKFNRKNITDNLFPDKNAYRDESSYAVAEEANLLSDMNLNDWTEDPKLNEMIVSLVKNYNNRRSEITGRFKRERFTLEVGDELPAGIVKLAKVYIAKKRKLKVGDKMAGRHGNKGVVARIVRDEDMPFLEDGTKVDIVLNPLGVPSRMNIGQIYETVLAWAGQKLDRKYATPIFDGATEQQVADELNEAGLPSFGRTYLYNGLTGERFDQPVTVGIIYMLKLGHLVDDKMHARSIGPYSLITQQPLGGKAQFGGQRFGEMEVWALEAFGASNILQEILTVKSDDVVGRAKAYEAIVKGENLPKPNIPESFNVLVHELRGLALEITLE, from the coding sequence TTGGCGACAAACGCGAAAATCAGTACGCGCAAAAATTTTGCGACGATTCAGCCAGTGATTGGATATCCAGACTTTCTGGACATCCAAGTAAAATCCTTCAAAGATTTTTTCCAGCTTGACACGCCCTCCAACCAACGGTCGGAAGAAGGTTTGTTCAAAGTTTTTCAGGAAAATTTCCCAATATCTGACTCCCGTGAGAATTTCAAACTGGAGTTCATCGATTACTCTGTCGATCCGCCGAAGTATTCGGTCGACGAGTCTATCGACCGGGGACTGACCTACTCGGTGCCCTTGAAAGCCAAACTGCGCCTTTCGAATAATGATCCCGACAACGAGGATTTTGAAACGATCGAGCAAGAGGTATTCCTGGGTAACATTCCGTACATGACCGAGAAAGGCTCGTTCGTGATTAACGGCGCTGAGCGGGTTATTGTTTCTCAATTACACCGTTCACCAGGTGTGTTCTTCTCGATGAGCAAGCACACGAACGGCACCAAACTTTATTCGGCACGGATCATCCCGTTCAAAGGCTCATGGATTGAGTTCTCGACGGATGTTAACAATGTCATGTATGCTTATATCGACCGGAAAAAGAAATTCCCGGTAACGACGCTGCTGCGTGCCATCGGTTTCGGTTCGGATAAAGACATTCTGGACTTGTTCGGTCTGTCGGAAGAAGTTCCTGCAACCCCCGCTAACCTAAAGAAGGCCATTGGTCGTCGGTTAGCAGCTCGGGTACTGCGCACGTGGACGGAAGATTTTGTGGATGAGGATACGGGCGAAGTAGTTTCCATCAGCCGGAACGAGGTGCTCCTGGAGCGTGACTCGGCTATCTCGGCAGATGACATTGATGTAATCACTGAATCAGGTCAGAAATCGGTCATTCTGCATAAGGAAGACATGAACATGGCCGATTACAATATTATTTATAACACCCTGCAGAAAGATAGCTCTAACTCTGAAAAAGAGGCTGTAGAGCAAATCTATCGGCAGCTTCGGAACGCCGACGCGCCCGATGAACAAACAGCTCGTGAAATCATTCAGAGTCTGTTCTTCTCGGACAAACGCTATGACCTTGGCGATGTAGGCCGTTACCGGATTAACAAAAAGCTCCAGCTTGACATTTCATCGGAAATGAAGGTATTAACCACAGAAGACATCGTGTCTATTGTGAAGTACCTGATTGGTCTGATTAACTCGAAAGCTGTCGTCGATGATATTGACCACTTAAGTAACCGACGTGTTCGGACTGTAGGTGAGCAGTTATATGCCCAGTTTGGTGTTGGTCTGGCACGTATGGCGCGGACGATTAAAGAACGGATGAACGTTCGGGATAACGAGGATTTCAAACCTGTTGACCTGATTAACGCCCGTACATTGTCGTCGGTGATCAATTCGTTCTTTGGTACGAACCAGCTGTCGCAGTTTATGGACCAAACGAACCCATTGGCTGAGGTGACGCACAAGCGTCGTATGTCGGCACTGGGACCTGGTGGTCTGTCGCGTGAACGGGCTGGTTTCGAGGTTCGTGACGTACACTACACGCACTACGGTCGTCTGTGTACTATCGAAACACCTGAAGGTCCGAACATCGGTCTGATTTCGTCGCTGTGTGTTTATGCTAAAATCAATAGCATGGGCTTCATCGAAACCCCCTATCGGATTATCGAAAACGGGAAGGTATCGATGGATAAGCCAGTGATGTACCTGACGGCTGAAGAAGAAGATACACACTATATCGCGCAGGCTAACGCCGACATCGACAAAAAAGGAAACTTCCAGGTAGATCGCCTGAAAGCCCGTTTTGAAGGTGACTTCCCGATGGCTGAACCAGCGAACGTTACGTTCATGGATATTGCTCCGAACCAGATTGTATCGGTGGCGGCTTCCATGATTCCGTTCCTTGAGCACGACGATGCTAACCGTGCCCTGATGGGTTCGAACATGCAACGTCAGGCAGTACCGCTGCTCCGTCCAGAAGCTCCAATTGTGGGTACAGGTTTGGAAGGTCGTGTTGCTGTTGACTCACGGACATTAGTAATTGCTGAAGCGGATGGTGTCATTGACTTTGTTGATTCAACCAAAATTGTTGTTAAATACAATCTGGATGATGATCAACTGGCTGTTACGTTCGATGAAGATCAGAAAACGTACAACCTAATCAAGTTCCGTCGGACGAACCAGGATACTTGCATCAACATTAGGCCAACTGTACTGAAAGGTCAGAAGGTGAAAAAAGGTGATGTACTGTGCGAAGGTTACGCAACTCAGGCAGGTGAGTTGGCACTGGGCCGGAACATGAAAGTTGCTTTCATGCCTTGGCAGGGTTACAACTTCGAGGATGCTATCGTAATCTCGGAACGTGTTGTTCGGGAGGATATCTTCACCTCGATTCACATTGAAGAGTTTGAACTGGAAGTTCGTGATACGAAACGGGGTGAAGAGGAATTAACCTCTGAAATTCCAAACGTAAGTGAAGAAACGGTTCGGAATCTGGACGAAAACGGTATCGTTCGCGTAGGTACAGAAGTTAAAGAAGGCGATATTCTGATTGGTAAGATTACACCAAAAGGTGAAAGTGATCCAACGCCTGAAGAAAAACTGCTTCGTGCCATCTTCGGCGATAAAGCCGGTGACGTGAAAGATGCTTCGAAGAAAGCACCGCCATCCTTGAAGGGCGTTGTTATCGACACTAAGTTATTTGCGCGTCCGGCTAAAGAAGACCGTGGCAAGCACAAAGACGAAGTGAAAGCTCTGATGAAGAAGTACAGCCGCGAACTGAATGACTTCCGGGCACGCATGATTGAAAAAATTGTGCCGCTTTTGGATGGCAAAACCAGTGCGGGTGTGAAGCATAAGTTTGGCGATGAGATCGTTAGTAAAGGAGTGAAGTTCAACCGTAAGAATATTACGGATAACCTGTTCCCTGATAAGAACGCTTATCGTGATGAAAGCAGCTACGCCGTAGCGGAAGAAGCTAACCTCCTGTCGGACATGAATTTGAACGACTGGACGGAAGATCCGAAATTGAACGAGATGATTGTTTCGTTAGTGAAAAACTATAACAATCGTCGGAGTGAGATTACGGGTCGTTTCAAACGCGAACGGTTCACGCTTGAAGTTGGTGACGAACTCCCAGCAGGTATTGTGAAACTGGCTAAAGTTTATATCGCTAAGAAGCGTAAGCTGAAAGTGGGTGATAAAATGGCTGGTCGTCACGGTAACAAAGGGGTTGTTGCCCGGATCGTGCGTGACGAAGACATGCCGTTCCTCGAAGATGGAACAAAAGTGGACATCGTTCTGAACCCACTTGGTGTACCTTCCCGGATGAACATCGGTCAGATCTATGAAACTGTATTGGCCTGGGCCGGTCAGAAATTAGATCGTAAGTATGCAACACCGATTTTCGATGGGGCTACGGAGCAGCAGGTAGCTGATGAGTTGAACGAAGCAGGTTTGCCTTCGTTCGGCCGGACGTACCTCTACAATGGTCTGACGGGTGAGCGTTTCGATCAGCCAGTTACAGTCGGTATCATTTACATGCTCAAACTTGGCCACTTAGTGGACGACAAGATGCACGCCCGTTCAATTGGACCCTACTCGCTCATTACGCAGCAACCGCTGGGTGGTAAGGCGCAGTTCGGTGGTCAGCGGTTCGGTGAGATGGAAGTGTGGGCGTTGGAAGCTTTCGGAGCCTCGAACATCCTGCAGGAAATCCTGACCGTAAAATCCGATGACGTAGTTGGTCGTGCGAAGGCATACGAAGCTATCGTAAAAGGTGAAAACCTACCGAAGCCAAATATTCCTGAGTCGTTCAACGTACTCGTTCATGAGTTACGCGGTCTTGCACTTGAAATTACATTAGAGTAA
- the rpoC gene encoding DNA-directed RNA polymerase subunit beta' produces MSFKKNKKLNSDFASVTISLASPESILESSYGEVTQPETINYRTYKPEMGGLFCERIFGPVKDWECHCGKYKRIRYKGIICDRCGVEVTEKKVRRERMGHIELVVPVAHIWYFRSLPNKIGYLLGLSTKKLDQVIYYERYVVVQPGVKAEDGINQLDFLTEDEYLDIIDKLPSSNQHLDDKDPNKFIAKMGAEALEMLLSRVELDELSYSLRHAAATDTSQQRKAEALKRLKVVEAFREANGRIENRPEWMVIKMVPVIPPELRPLVPLDGGRFATSDLNDLYRRVIIRNNRLKRLIEIKAPEVILRNEKRMLQEAVDSLFDNSRKVNAVRSEGNRALKSLSDMLKGKQGRFRQNLLGKRVDYSGRSVIVVGPELKLHECGLPKDMAAELFKPFVIRKLIERGIVKTVKSAKKIVDRKDPVIWDILENVLKGHPVLLNRAPTLHRLGIQAFQPKLIEGKAIQLHPLVCTAFNADFDGDQMAVHVPLGQEAVLEASLLMLASHNILNPANGAPITVPSQDMVLGLYYVTKGRKSIPEYPIVGEGMTFYGTEEVIIGINEGKVSKHANIKCRVKVRDENGDLVWKVIDTVAGRLLFNQAVPEEVGYINELLTKKKLQQIIALIFKISGGARTAQFLDEIKELGFQMAFKGGLSIGLSDIMIPEAKQPLVEEAKAEVQGVWDNYLMGLITENERYNQVIDIWTRVNSRLTETLMKQLEADQGGFNSIYMMMHSGARGSREQIRQLGGMRGLMAKPQKNLQGSVGEIIENPILSNFKEGLDVLEYFISTHGARKGLADTALKTADAGYLTRRLHDVAQDVIISEDDCGTLRGLQVSALKDNEDIVEPLSERILGRTTVHDIYDPLSKELIIASGELVTEEVAAQIDETSIETVEIRSVLTCESRQGVCAKCYGRNLASGRMVDIGEAVGVIASQSIGEPGTQLTLRTFHVGGTASNIAVDASIKAKFDGLIELEEMRTVESEDAEGNPQTVVMGRSGEVRIVNPDDRNQVLISNNVPYGAFLRVKEGDIVKKGDDICAWDPYNAVILSELTGTLNFDAIEDGITYREEFDEQTGFQEKVIIETRDKAKNPAIVVQGTTTLSLHLPDNDGGPLQKSYNLPVGSRLVVKEGQKIKAGQPLAKIPRNVGKTRDITGGLPRVTELFEARNPSNPAVVSEIDGVVTYGTIKRGNREIFIESKDGTKKKYLVPLSKFILVQDNDFVRAGAPLSDGAITPSDILAIKGPTAVQEYLVNEIQEVYRLQGVKINDKHIEAIVRQMMQKVEIIDSGDTNFLEGQVVDKWAFREENDKILDAKVVTDAGDSVNFKPGMIVTSRQLRDENSSLKRRDMALAVVRDAMAAVSQPTLMGITQSSLGTDSFISAASFQETTKVLSEASIRGKRDVLDGLKENVIVGHLIPAGTGLRRYQGTIVGSKEELETVTESREQFARSKKRATV; encoded by the coding sequence ATGTCGTTCAAAAAGAACAAGAAACTCAACAGCGACTTTGCCAGTGTGACGATCAGTCTGGCATCGCCGGAGTCTATTTTGGAGAGTTCCTACGGCGAAGTGACACAGCCGGAGACCATCAACTACCGGACCTACAAACCCGAAATGGGCGGCTTATTCTGCGAGCGCATTTTCGGGCCTGTAAAGGACTGGGAATGTCACTGCGGTAAGTACAAGCGGATTCGCTATAAAGGCATTATCTGCGATCGTTGTGGCGTAGAAGTAACCGAGAAAAAGGTTCGCCGGGAGCGTATGGGCCACATCGAACTGGTGGTGCCTGTTGCGCATATCTGGTATTTCCGCAGCTTGCCGAACAAAATTGGGTATCTGCTGGGCCTTTCGACCAAAAAACTCGACCAGGTTATTTACTACGAACGCTACGTAGTTGTGCAACCCGGTGTTAAAGCCGAAGATGGCATCAACCAACTTGACTTCCTGACGGAAGACGAGTATCTGGACATCATCGATAAATTGCCGAGCAGCAACCAGCACCTCGACGACAAAGACCCCAATAAATTCATCGCCAAAATGGGCGCTGAAGCGTTGGAAATGTTGTTGTCGCGAGTAGAGCTTGATGAGTTATCGTACTCATTGCGCCACGCTGCTGCTACCGATACATCACAACAACGAAAGGCGGAAGCGCTGAAACGATTGAAAGTCGTTGAAGCATTCCGGGAAGCCAATGGCCGTATTGAAAACCGTCCAGAATGGATGGTGATCAAGATGGTTCCGGTTATTCCACCCGAATTGCGCCCACTCGTCCCCTTGGATGGTGGTCGGTTCGCCACTTCCGATTTGAATGACCTGTATCGTCGGGTAATCATCCGGAACAACCGTCTGAAGCGTCTTATCGAAATCAAAGCTCCCGAAGTAATTCTCCGTAACGAAAAACGGATGTTGCAGGAAGCTGTCGATTCGCTGTTCGATAACTCACGTAAGGTAAACGCCGTTCGTTCGGAGGGTAACCGCGCGCTGAAGTCGTTGTCTGACATGCTGAAAGGGAAGCAAGGTCGTTTCCGTCAGAACCTGCTTGGTAAGCGTGTCGACTATTCAGGTCGTTCGGTTATCGTGGTTGGTCCCGAATTGAAACTGCACGAGTGCGGTCTGCCGAAAGACATGGCTGCCGAATTGTTCAAGCCGTTTGTTATTCGCAAACTGATTGAGCGGGGCATCGTGAAAACGGTAAAATCGGCCAAGAAAATTGTTGACCGGAAAGACCCTGTTATCTGGGACATTCTGGAAAACGTACTGAAAGGTCACCCTGTTCTGCTGAACCGGGCTCCAACGCTTCACCGGTTGGGTATTCAGGCATTCCAGCCGAAACTCATCGAAGGTAAAGCTATTCAGTTGCACCCACTCGTTTGTACCGCCTTCAACGCTGACTTTGACGGTGACCAGATGGCCGTTCACGTGCCACTGGGCCAGGAAGCTGTCCTTGAAGCGTCGCTGCTGATGCTGGCGTCGCACAATATTCTAAACCCTGCCAATGGTGCGCCGATTACGGTACCATCGCAAGACATGGTATTGGGTCTGTACTATGTGACTAAAGGTCGCAAGAGCATTCCTGAGTACCCAATTGTGGGTGAAGGTATGACGTTCTACGGTACCGAAGAAGTAATTATTGGTATCAATGAAGGTAAAGTTTCCAAGCACGCCAACATTAAGTGCCGGGTGAAAGTCCGGGACGAAAATGGTGACCTTGTCTGGAAAGTTATCGATACTGTAGCTGGTCGTCTGTTGTTCAACCAGGCCGTTCCTGAAGAAGTTGGTTATATCAACGAACTTTTGACGAAGAAGAAACTGCAACAAATCATTGCGTTGATCTTCAAAATTTCGGGTGGTGCACGGACGGCTCAGTTCCTTGATGAAATCAAAGAACTTGGTTTCCAGATGGCTTTCAAAGGCGGTCTGTCAATCGGTTTGAGCGACATCATGATTCCTGAAGCAAAACAGCCATTGGTTGAAGAAGCCAAAGCTGAAGTTCAGGGTGTTTGGGACAACTACCTAATGGGTCTGATTACGGAGAACGAACGTTACAACCAGGTTATCGATATCTGGACGCGCGTAAACTCCCGTTTGACCGAGACGCTGATGAAGCAACTCGAAGCCGATCAGGGTGGTTTCAACTCAATCTACATGATGATGCACTCGGGAGCCCGTGGTTCTCGCGAGCAGATTCGTCAGTTAGGTGGTATGCGGGGTCTGATGGCTAAGCCACAGAAAAACCTGCAGGGTTCAGTTGGTGAGATCATCGAAAACCCAATTCTGTCGAACTTCAAAGAAGGTCTTGACGTATTGGAGTACTTTATCTCTACCCACGGTGCTCGTAAAGGTCTGGCCGATACAGCTCTGAAAACGGCTGATGCTGGTTACCTAACCCGCCGTCTGCATGATGTAGCCCAGGATGTTATTATCAGCGAAGATGATTGTGGTACCTTACGTGGTCTGCAAGTATCAGCTCTGAAAGATAACGAAGATATCGTTGAGCCACTGTCTGAACGGATTTTGGGTCGTACTACGGTCCACGACATCTACGATCCGCTTTCGAAAGAACTGATCATCGCTTCTGGCGAATTAGTTACCGAAGAAGTTGCCGCTCAGATTGACGAAACGAGCATCGAAACGGTTGAAATCCGTTCGGTATTGACTTGTGAGTCACGTCAGGGTGTTTGTGCTAAGTGTTACGGACGTAACCTGGCATCGGGTCGTATGGTCGACATCGGTGAGGCTGTGGGTGTTATCGCTTCTCAGTCAATCGGTGAGCCAGGTACTCAGCTAACCCTGCGTACCTTCCACGTGGGTGGTACGGCGTCGAACATCGCTGTCGATGCCTCGATCAAAGCGAAATTCGATGGTCTGATCGAACTGGAAGAAATGCGTACGGTTGAGTCGGAAGATGCCGAAGGAAACCCACAAACGGTCGTAATGGGTCGTTCGGGCGAAGTTCGGATTGTGAATCCTGACGATCGTAACCAGGTGCTGATCAGCAACAACGTTCCATACGGTGCGTTCCTGCGGGTGAAAGAAGGTGATATAGTGAAGAAAGGCGACGACATTTGCGCCTGGGACCCTTATAACGCCGTTATCCTGTCTGAATTGACCGGTACGTTGAACTTCGACGCTATTGAAGATGGTATCACGTATCGTGAAGAATTCGATGAACAGACCGGCTTCCAGGAGAAGGTAATCATCGAGACTCGCGATAAAGCGAAAAACCCAGCCATCGTTGTTCAAGGCACAACAACACTTTCGTTGCACCTGCCCGATAACGATGGAGGTCCGTTGCAGAAGAGCTACAACTTACCTGTTGGTTCGCGTCTGGTTGTGAAGGAAGGTCAGAAAATTAAAGCTGGTCAGCCGCTGGCGAAAATTCCACGTAACGTTGGTAAAACCCGCGATATCACGGGTGGTCTGCCACGGGTAACGGAATTGTTCGAAGCACGTAACCCGTCGAACCCAGCTGTTGTAAGCGAAATTGATGGCGTTGTAACATACGGTACGATCAAACGGGGTAACCGTGAAATCTTCATCGAGTCGAAAGACGGTACGAAGAAGAAGTATCTGGTGCCTCTGTCGAAGTTCATCCTTGTACAGGACAATGACTTCGTTCGTGCTGGTGCTCCGTTGTCTGACGGTGCCATTACACCAAGTGATATTCTGGCCATTAAAGGTCCGACCGCTGTTCAGGAGTATCTGGTAAATGAAATTCAGGAAGTTTACCGTCTGCAAGGGGTGAAAATCAACGATAAACACATCGAGGCCATCGTGCGTCAGATGATGCAGAAAGTTGAAATCATCGACTCAGGCGATACTAACTTCCTCGAAGGACAAGTTGTTGATAAGTGGGCTTTCCGCGAAGAAAACGACAAGATCCTGGACGCTAAAGTGGTTACGGATGCTGGTGACTCTGTTAACTTCAAACCAGGTATGATCGTAACAAGCCGTCAGCTTCGTGACGAAAACTCAAGCCTGAAACGTCGTGACATGGCGCTTGCTGTTGTTCGCGATGCGATGGCCGCTGTTTCGCAACCAACGCTGATGGGTATTACTCAATCATCGTTAGGTACAGACAGCTTTATCTCGGCGGCTTCCTTCCAGGAAACGACGAAGGTATTGAGTGAAGCCTCTATCCGTGGCAAACGTGACGTACTTGACGGTCTGAAAGAGAACGTTATCGTAGGTCACTTAATCCCAGCCGGTACAGGTCTCCGTCGTTACCAAGGCACTATTGTAGGGTCGAAAGAAGAACTGGAAACAGTTACCGAATCGCGCGAACAATTTGCCCGCAGCAAGAAACGGGCGACGGTTTAA